A section of the Hippea sp. KM1 genome encodes:
- a CDS encoding methyltransferase family protein, protein MGFAQKLLFWLSLWISVYLVNLLIPKPKLNPTIQLCLLVVGIILISYGLALNIIAGKSLKKFGHKQPQDGFSRPDRLVKEGIFSCMRHPAIFGNIFIAIGLAFTTQNAIVILFSGWLSAAGLYFIMNIEERETLAYFKDEYCQFMKMRPPFSFSLKCLIEGIRALRR, encoded by the coding sequence ATGGGTTTTGCACAGAAGCTGCTGTTTTGGTTATCCTTATGGATTTCAGTATACTTAGTAAACCTTCTAATCCCAAAGCCTAAACTGAACCCCACCATACAGCTATGCCTTTTGGTGGTGGGCATAATCTTAATCTCATACGGTTTAGCCTTAAACATCATAGCTGGCAAGAGCCTAAAAAAATTTGGCCACAAACAGCCGCAAGATGGATTTAGCCGACCCGATAGGTTGGTTAAGGAGGGCATCTTCTCATGCATGAGACACCCTGCGATCTTCGGCAATATCTTTATAGCCATAGGCCTTGCCTTCACAACACAAAACGCCATTGTGATCCTGTTTAGCGGATGGCTATCGGCAGCCGGCCTGTATTTTATCATGAATATAGAAGAGAGGGAGACATTGGCATATTTCAAGGATGAGTATTGTCAATTCATGAAGATGCGACCGCCGTTTAGCTTCTCTTTAAAATGCCTGATTGAGGGTATAAGGGCCCTAAGAAGATGA
- a CDS encoding DUF505 domain-containing protein codes for MVIGKPHALALRELLKEYRSDSYTPSRDIDNEVMAELEVAGLVRQKTPLKWTLTYSGLSIAELLEDLYNQGPKPYSEDENEVKGEIVIKEGRGLPEPEDWPDDFRFIGSEIMAMIDAADKAERVGPKSEKHLIERGLAIRVWDTDKKKEMVILSEAASNILKIYKNAHPRLIIDDELAEFIRKVPMGPTTSDRLPLGSHYEHMLEGMRLIAYSAPISDVYIFTALGQAIKNTLLNGGFSSGTVISEDIMWSLANHVDGVQIPQEALSRLKELAYIDNNGELLKAGEWLLEAFRVWHDGPRKDIWTIAIEKEEVEVLETIDKLNQRYAETKSESDMPTFENLRNRMIDKRIEEYKALIERYGKKIKDIPQKYRKIAEAFQQAKDLKRWYDDNFMLREELFSLESFDLIESTEEKNREIFRLTEFGRMIIEDQKDNKRSISSTAVKAITMTKKTFSSPSIEWLNEAKEAGLIGNFEATSSGQLYAKLSETINRKPHLTNFEAKILKLIPAKGITIDEVYNLKELKDYEKDKIKWAIEKLEARRIIEVLPDGNIIETPIGQKIDSAVSGVPDSFANPVNPVLMRMLISLRSAGTLYVKERKIRVLPKNIKKAQKISNLSEEAFYEALKIARTAGFVGSNSITTSGVELLEAFDMMKATVDDGLFSFTE; via the coding sequence ATGGTAATAGGAAAACCACATGCATTGGCATTGAGGGAGCTATTAAAAGAATACAGATCCGATTCCTATACACCGTCAAGAGATATAGATAACGAGGTTATGGCCGAATTGGAGGTGGCAGGCCTTGTTAGACAGAAAACCCCGCTTAAGTGGACTCTGACCTATTCGGGCCTATCCATAGCCGAGCTGCTTGAGGATCTGTACAATCAGGGTCCAAAACCCTATTCGGAGGACGAAAACGAGGTTAAAGGCGAGATCGTCATCAAAGAAGGCAGGGGACTGCCGGAGCCTGAGGATTGGCCTGATGATTTCAGGTTCATAGGCAGCGAGATCATGGCCATGATAGATGCTGCGGATAAGGCAGAAAGGGTCGGCCCAAAGTCTGAAAAACACCTCATAGAAAGGGGACTTGCAATAAGGGTATGGGATACAGACAAAAAGAAGGAGATGGTCATACTCAGTGAGGCTGCAAGCAACATACTAAAGATATACAAAAACGCCCATCCAAGGCTCATCATAGACGATGAGCTGGCCGAGTTTATCAGGAAGGTGCCGATGGGGCCTACAACATCCGACAGATTGCCATTGGGCAGCCACTATGAACACATGCTGGAAGGCATGAGGCTTATTGCATACAGCGCACCGATATCCGATGTTTACATATTCACAGCCCTGGGTCAGGCGATCAAAAACACACTCCTAAACGGCGGCTTCTCAAGCGGCACAGTAATAAGTGAAGACATCATGTGGTCGCTGGCCAACCATGTTGATGGCGTTCAAATCCCACAGGAGGCCTTATCAAGGCTTAAAGAGCTTGCCTATATAGACAACAACGGCGAACTGCTCAAAGCCGGCGAATGGCTCCTTGAGGCCTTTAGGGTCTGGCATGATGGCCCAAGGAAGGATATATGGACCATAGCAATAGAAAAGGAAGAGGTTGAGGTATTAGAGACGATCGATAAACTAAATCAGCGCTATGCCGAAACAAAAAGCGAATCCGACATGCCCACATTCGAAAACCTAAGAAACAGGATGATAGACAAAAGGATAGAGGAATACAAAGCCCTCATAGAGCGATACGGAAAGAAGATAAAGGATATACCGCAAAAATACAGAAAGATAGCCGAGGCATTTCAGCAGGCAAAGGATTTAAAGAGATGGTATGATGATAATTTTATGTTGAGGGAGGAGCTGTTTAGCTTAGAATCATTTGACCTGATAGAGAGCACAGAGGAGAAAAACAGGGAGATATTCAGGCTAACCGAATTCGGTAGAATGATAATAGAGGATCAGAAGGACAACAAAAGAAGCATAAGCTCAACGGCCGTAAAGGCCATAACGATGACCAAAAAGACATTCTCAAGCCCCTCAATTGAGTGGCTCAATGAGGCAAAAGAGGCCGGCTTAATTGGAAACTTCGAGGCCACATCCAGCGGGCAGTTGTATGCTAAACTGTCTGAAACCATCAACAGAAAACCCCACCTGACCAACTTTGAGGCCAAGATACTCAAATTAATACCCGCAAAGGGGATAACAATAGATGAGGTATACAACCTAAAGGAGCTTAAGGATTATGAGAAGGATAAGATAAAATGGGCTATAGAGAAGCTTGAGGCAAGAAGGATTATTGAGGTATTACCCGACGGAAACATAATCGAAACACCAATAGGCCAGAAGATAGATTCTGCCGTATCGGGCGTGCCGGATAGCTTTGCAAACCCAGTAAACCCTGTTTTAATGAGGATGCTAATCTCTTTAAGAAGCGCAGGAACGCTCTATGTAAAGGAGAGAAAAATCAGGGTTCTGCCCAAAAACATCAAGAAGGCCCAAAAAATCAGCAACCTTAGCGAAGAGGCCTTCTATGAGGCGCTAAAGATAGCAAGGACTGCAGGCTTTGTCGGCAGCAACTCCATTACAACATCGGGCGTGGAGTTGCTTGAGGCGTTCGATATGATGAAGGCAACCGTCGATGACGGTCTGTTCAGCTTCACAGAATAG
- a CDS encoding TIGR00703 family protein, which translates to MSYKKTVRELSVKHQRMLNTFVRESWGVLPDQLEVKLKSLKAWGFDLLFGLRGGVESVFVSEVENKRSVGDKYEENGEEFEVKSIPANLKEGAKLIIKVDLEDRRGTIRAYYSDQEHDDTLLFSLPAAELLLVYFKKNGFDRLLSAFRSSGLTTEFIQKNTEEGKAYDFDQLPLNMRRALREAKDLIRKHLKSGRFSLAYFGQNKDKKNRYMVSWIVPTICLFDVDIAEKLNRMLDSLD; encoded by the coding sequence ATGTCTTACAAGAAAACGGTTAGGGAGTTGAGCGTAAAACACCAAAGGATGTTAAACACATTCGTCAGGGAAAGCTGGGGCGTGTTGCCCGACCAGTTAGAGGTTAAGCTAAAGAGCCTTAAGGCGTGGGGTTTTGATTTGTTGTTTGGATTGAGGGGAGGTGTTGAGAGCGTATTTGTCAGCGAAGTCGAAAACAAAAGAAGTGTTGGCGACAAATACGAAGAAAACGGAGAGGAGTTTGAGGTAAAGAGCATACCTGCAAACCTCAAGGAGGGTGCCAAACTCATCATAAAGGTGGATTTAGAAGACAGAAGGGGCACAATCAGGGCATATTACAGCGATCAGGAGCATGACGATACGCTGCTGTTTAGCCTTCCTGCAGCAGAGCTCTTACTGGTCTATTTTAAGAAAAACGGATTCGACAGGCTGCTTTCTGCATTCAGATCATCCGGCCTAACAACGGAATTCATACAGAAGAACACCGAAGAGGGTAAGGCTTACGATTTTGACCAGCTGCCACTGAACATGAGAAGGGCCCTGAGGGAGGCCAAGGATCTAATAAGAAAACACCTAAAGTCTGGCAGATTTAGCCTTGCTTACTTCGGTCAAAACAAAGACAAAAAAAACAGATACATGGTGAGCTGGATTGTGCCGACCATCTGTTTATTCGATGTCGACATTGCCGAAAAGCTCAACAGAATGCTGGACTCTTTAGACTAA
- a CDS encoding 50S ribosomal protein L11 methyltransferase: protein MRWRWKDEDKVIEIGRNFCIAPPWFETDKIKISLVEGSSFGTGIHETTVSCMEIAEDIDFKDKRVLDVGIGSGILSIAALKLGAREAVGFDIEKTAIEECIENGRLNGVLGGLSCFVSDSPSPIKGSFDVVFANIFDDIILAMSAEIDRLTKRGGLLVLSGVLPEENFTLKKRFTQMGYTLLRNRFLNEYTTLLFKKGD from the coding sequence ATGAGGTGGCGCTGGAAGGATGAAGATAAGGTTATAGAGATAGGAAGGAATTTCTGTATAGCACCCCCCTGGTTTGAAACGGATAAGATAAAGATATCGCTGGTTGAGGGCAGCTCTTTTGGGACCGGTATCCATGAAACCACCGTAAGCTGCATGGAGATAGCAGAGGATATTGACTTTAAAGACAAGAGGGTTTTGGATGTGGGTATAGGCAGCGGTATACTCTCCATTGCAGCCTTAAAATTGGGGGCAAGGGAGGCCGTTGGTTTCGATATAGAAAAAACGGCGATAGAGGAGTGCATAGAAAACGGAAGGCTAAACGGCGTTTTAGGTGGCCTGAGTTGTTTTGTTTCGGATTCACCTTCGCCGATTAAGGGCAGCTTTGATGTGGTATTTGCCAATATCTTCGATGACATAATACTCGCCATGTCGGCAGAGATCGACAGGCTTACAAAGAGGGGTGGCCTTTTGGTGCTATCCGGTGTCTTGCCTGAGGAGAACTTTACGCTGAAGAAGAGGTTTACTCAGATGGGTTATACACTCCTTAGGAATAGATTTTTGAACGAATACACAACACTGCTTTTTAAAAAGGGGGATTGA
- the purL gene encoding phosphoribosylformylglycinamidine synthase subunit PurL yields the protein MNLEDKLAAIGLKKEEYELLKEKLNREPLDIELEIASAMWSEHCSYKSSKVHLKKLPTKGERVVIGPGENAGVIDVGDGYVAVFKMESHNHPSFIEPYQGAATGVGGILRDVFTMGARPVMNMDGLFFGDIGFPRTKFLIDGVVRGIGDYGNCVGVPTIGGMTFFDECYNTNNLVNAFCLGLGKRDRIFLGVARGVGNPVFYVGSKTGKDGIHGATMASASFDENFEDERPAVQVGDPFTEKLLLEACLELMDKDIIEGIQDMGAAGLTSSSFEMADRGGVGLELHLDKVPTREKLTPSEIMLSESQERMLIIAKKGKEEEVKEVFRKWSLDAEVIGRVIEEKSIRLFWKGELIADIDVGLMVSNSPVYRRPTKKPAYIEAIEDFDFDGLDEPTDYNETLIKLFSSPEFASKKPLYEQYDSTVQDNTILRPGSDAAVIRIKETGRGIAASLDVNPRYVYINPKKGSELAVAESFRNLITVGAQPLALTDCLNFGNPENPEIMWQFEQSTEGLKVACENLGVAVVSGNVSFYNETSGKNIHPTPAVGMVGVISNPLNAPTIAFKNEGSDIYLVGRIKPKELGGSAYLKWIFNKTAGKLPDLDYSLHKKLLDFMVEAVEKGLIRAAHDVSEGGVLICLAEMCVSSLKGAVVELDIEGRKDFYLFSESQGAIVIEADGDVVPLAEGLGLPISKIGTVRGDRLKVNDVIDIDVIRLKRENERFFGEIFGWSDECI from the coding sequence ATGAATTTAGAGGATAAGCTTGCCGCTATCGGTTTGAAAAAGGAGGAGTATGAGCTTTTAAAGGAAAAGCTAAACAGGGAGCCGCTGGATATAGAGCTTGAGATAGCCTCGGCCATGTGGAGTGAGCATTGCAGCTATAAATCCTCAAAGGTTCATCTTAAGAAACTGCCAACAAAAGGGGAGCGTGTTGTTATAGGGCCTGGCGAGAATGCCGGGGTTATAGATGTCGGTGATGGGTATGTGGCTGTATTTAAGATGGAATCCCACAACCATCCAAGCTTTATTGAACCATACCAGGGTGCAGCCACAGGCGTTGGCGGCATCTTGAGGGATGTGTTTACGATGGGCGCAAGGCCTGTGATGAATATGGATGGGTTGTTCTTCGGTGATATAGGGTTTCCAAGAACGAAGTTTTTGATAGACGGTGTTGTGCGGGGTATTGGCGATTACGGCAACTGCGTTGGCGTGCCGACCATAGGCGGTATGACATTCTTTGATGAGTGCTATAACACCAACAACCTGGTTAACGCCTTTTGTCTGGGTTTGGGAAAGAGGGATAGGATCTTCTTAGGCGTTGCAAGAGGCGTTGGTAATCCTGTATTCTATGTGGGCTCAAAAACCGGTAAAGATGGAATACACGGCGCCACGATGGCCTCTGCCTCGTTTGATGAGAACTTTGAGGATGAAAGGCCGGCTGTTCAGGTGGGTGACCCATTTACAGAGAAGCTATTGCTTGAGGCCTGCCTGGAGTTGATGGATAAGGACATAATAGAAGGCATACAGGATATGGGGGCTGCCGGTCTGACATCGAGCTCCTTTGAGATGGCAGATAGAGGCGGTGTGGGGCTTGAGCTGCACCTGGATAAGGTGCCAACCAGGGAAAAACTAACCCCCAGCGAGATAATGCTGTCTGAATCTCAGGAGAGGATGCTCATCATTGCAAAGAAGGGTAAAGAGGAAGAGGTAAAGGAGGTCTTTAGGAAGTGGAGCCTGGATGCTGAGGTTATAGGCAGGGTAATAGAGGAAAAAAGCATAAGGTTGTTTTGGAAGGGTGAGCTTATAGCCGATATAGATGTTGGGTTGATGGTGTCAAACTCCCCCGTCTATAGAAGGCCAACCAAAAAGCCAGCCTATATTGAAGCGATAGAGGATTTTGATTTTGATGGGCTTGATGAGCCTACCGATTACAACGAAACGCTTATTAAGCTTTTTTCATCCCCTGAGTTTGCAAGCAAAAAACCCCTATATGAGCAGTATGATTCGACCGTTCAGGATAATACGATTTTAAGACCGGGCAGCGATGCGGCAGTGATAAGGATAAAAGAGACGGGCAGGGGGATTGCTGCAAGCCTGGATGTAAACCCACGCTATGTTTACATAAACCCCAAAAAGGGGAGTGAGCTGGCCGTGGCAGAATCGTTTAGAAACCTGATAACAGTCGGTGCTCAGCCTTTGGCATTGACGGATTGTTTAAACTTCGGAAACCCTGAGAATCCTGAGATCATGTGGCAGTTTGAGCAGTCGACGGAAGGGTTGAAGGTGGCCTGTGAAAATTTAGGGGTTGCTGTGGTTAGCGGTAATGTAAGCTTCTATAACGAAACAAGCGGCAAAAACATCCATCCAACACCTGCGGTGGGTATGGTTGGGGTTATCTCTAATCCCTTGAATGCCCCAACTATAGCCTTCAAGAATGAAGGCTCAGATATTTATCTTGTAGGTAGGATAAAGCCTAAGGAGTTGGGCGGCAGTGCTTATCTAAAGTGGATTTTTAACAAAACAGCTGGTAAGCTGCCTGATCTGGATTATAGTTTGCACAAAAAACTGTTGGATTTTATGGTTGAGGCTGTTGAAAAGGGTTTAATCAGGGCAGCCCACGATGTATCAGAAGGCGGTGTATTGATCTGCCTTGCCGAGATGTGCGTTTCATCTTTGAAGGGAGCCGTTGTTGAGCTTGACATAGAGGGCAGGAAGGACTTTTACCTGTTCAGTGAATCCCAGGGTGCCATAGTGATTGAGGCAGATGGCGATGTTGTGCCTTTGGCTGAAGGGTTGGGTCTGCCTATATCTAAAATCGGCACAGTAAGGGGCGATAGGCTGAAGGTTAACGATGTAATTGATATAGATGTTATTAGGCTAAAGAGGGAAAACGAGCGGTTCTTTGGAGAGATTTTTGGCTGGTCTGATGAATGTATTTGA
- a CDS encoding cupin domain-containing protein translates to MAGLMNVFDDIRLADEEIFQTIASSESVRIERIISNGQASPEGFYYDQDEYEFVLLLKGEAVLSFDDSGSVRLKEGDYLIIEPHRKHRVEYTSKPAIWLCVFYR, encoded by the coding sequence TTGGCTGGTCTGATGAATGTATTTGATGATATACGGCTTGCAGATGAAGAGATATTCCAGACCATTGCAAGCTCCGAGTCGGTTAGAATAGAAAGGATTATATCCAACGGGCAGGCCTCACCTGAGGGTTTTTACTATGATCAGGATGAATATGAGTTTGTTCTTCTGCTTAAGGGTGAGGCTGTGCTTTCCTTTGACGATTCAGGCAGTGTAAGATTAAAAGAGGGCGATTATCTAATAATAGAGCCACACAGAAAGCATAGGGTGGAATACACCTCAAAACCTGCAATCTGGCTGTGCGTCTTTTATAGATGA
- the uvrC gene encoding excinuclease ABC subunit UvrC: MSQKIELFKNPSLINDIPKLPGVYIIRSSDDEILYVGKAKSLKNRLKSYLNPREMDIFKTSLVGEAHTVEVITVNSELEALLLESNLIKEYRPPYNIVLRDDKSYPYLRISFSERFPRLWIARRIKNKGDFYFGPITPVDRLRTLIKLLKNSFKIAQKNDKQCQGASSACIYYQMGKCLAPCIGNISREDYLKIIEQIKRILTNPRQIKKQLQDELNGYVERLEFEKAIQVRDKLKAIELLENKQSVSEIGEDFCDVIAFERRDVVVCVYIMSVRFSNIVGNRTYFFYTDNIDDGFKESFIVQYYLNQQQVIPDVLILEGGLNASVLRDVLKRQKSVEVVIPKRGSRRRLLELAKKNARLNLDIHLKQFEHNIKILERLKDALNLVKTPYTIDVADISHIGFENVVGGVVRYTVSGFDKAMYRRYSLKSSFEKDAMIEMLSRHKKLLLNSSHKLADLVVVDGGMIQVNAAKEVFSGLPVVGISKEKIEGKTIRSLGDVRDRVYTENGIIEIGGEVLSFLQRLRDEAHRFAVEYHRKKRKEYVIASALDRIEFIGPKRKKALFERFGSIENIKNASVDDIASIKGISKKIASIIKEKLEDI, encoded by the coding sequence ATGAGTCAAAAGATAGAGCTGTTTAAGAACCCCTCCTTGATAAATGACATACCGAAACTCCCGGGTGTTTACATAATCCGTTCATCCGATGATGAAATACTCTATGTGGGAAAGGCAAAATCCTTAAAGAACAGGCTAAAATCTTACCTAAACCCCAGGGAGATGGATATATTCAAGACCTCATTGGTGGGCGAGGCCCATACCGTTGAGGTTATTACGGTCAACTCAGAGCTTGAGGCGCTCCTGCTTGAGTCCAACCTCATAAAAGAATACCGCCCGCCGTATAACATAGTTTTGAGGGATGACAAGAGTTATCCGTATTTGAGGATAAGCTTCAGCGAAAGGTTCCCCAGATTGTGGATAGCAAGGCGAATAAAGAACAAGGGGGACTTCTACTTTGGGCCCATAACGCCTGTTGATAGACTCAGAACCCTGATAAAACTTCTAAAAAACTCCTTTAAGATTGCACAGAAGAACGATAAGCAGTGTCAGGGTGCATCATCAGCTTGCATTTACTATCAAATGGGCAAGTGTTTGGCTCCCTGTATTGGCAATATCTCCAGGGAGGATTACCTTAAGATCATAGAGCAGATAAAACGCATACTTACAAATCCAAGACAGATAAAGAAACAGCTTCAGGATGAGTTAAACGGTTATGTTGAGAGGCTTGAATTTGAGAAGGCCATACAGGTCAGGGATAAGCTTAAGGCCATCGAGTTGCTTGAGAATAAGCAGAGCGTTTCTGAGATCGGAGAGGATTTCTGCGATGTAATTGCCTTTGAGAGGCGGGATGTTGTGGTTTGTGTCTATATTATGAGCGTGCGGTTTTCCAATATAGTGGGCAATAGGACTTATTTCTTCTATACCGATAATATAGATGACGGATTCAAGGAAAGCTTCATAGTGCAGTATTATCTGAATCAACAGCAGGTGATACCGGATGTTTTGATACTGGAGGGTGGCTTAAACGCCTCCGTTTTGAGGGATGTCTTAAAAAGACAAAAGAGCGTTGAGGTGGTGATTCCAAAGAGGGGTTCAAGGAGGAGGTTGCTTGAGCTTGCCAAAAAGAACGCCAGGCTGAATCTGGATATTCACCTAAAACAGTTTGAGCATAACATTAAGATATTGGAGAGGCTTAAGGATGCCTTGAATCTTGTAAAGACACCTTACACAATCGATGTTGCAGACATATCGCATATAGGGTTTGAGAATGTTGTGGGCGGGGTTGTAAGATACACCGTTTCGGGTTTTGATAAAGCGATGTATAGGCGATATAGCCTAAAATCCAGCTTTGAGAAAGACGCAATGATTGAGATGTTATCCAGACACAAAAAGCTATTGCTCAACTCATCACACAAACTGGCCGATCTGGTTGTTGTTGATGGTGGTATGATTCAGGTAAACGCCGCAAAAGAGGTGTTTTCGGGTCTGCCTGTTGTTGGCATATCTAAGGAGAAGATAGAGGGAAAGACAATAAGAAGCCTGGGTGATGTTAGGGATAGGGTATACACAGAAAACGGCATTATTGAGATTGGCGGGGAGGTTTTGTCCTTCCTGCAAAGGTTGAGGGATGAGGCGCACAGATTTGCCGTTGAGTATCACAGGAAAAAGAGAAAGGAATATGTAATCGCAAGTGCATTAGACAGGATTGAGTTTATAGGGCCTAAGAGGAAGAAGGCGCTCTTTGAAAGATTCGGCAGCATAGAGAATATAAAAAACGCATCGGTTGATGATATAGCCTCAATAAAGGGCATAAGCAAGAAGATAGCTTCGATCATAAAGGAAAAGTTAGAGGATATTTAG
- a CDS encoding ABC transporter substrate-binding protein, protein MRTLLVIFTMVLFSFVSFASDVVKVGVYLSTTGPVAAWGRPELEGIKTAYLLKNTVKGKKIRLVVEDVASRPEGAALAAEKLVESGVRFVVGPVASFAALAAVNVFKRNGVVDVIPTANEKGLSENNSLVSRVCFNNKEQAEVMANYIISSGYKSGVIIEDISMDYSVDLAKNFLVEFKKRGGKIKRIYRISSSDTDFSAIAAQLKRDNPEFIYFTTYYNSIALMLRDLKTLGYKGGLFAGSAASSHALIEIAQDAAEGLIFTDDFDPLIPQGSLSERFVKLFKERYNRLPDSPEALAADAYLLLVDSIEKSKNMDPKEVADIARNRTFHGITGKITIKNGLVRRTIVLREIRNSAFRPIAVFEP, encoded by the coding sequence ATGAGAACCTTGCTTGTGATCTTTACGATGGTGCTATTTTCCTTTGTTTCATTTGCAAGCGATGTTGTTAAGGTTGGTGTTTATCTATCGACAACAGGCCCTGTTGCAGCATGGGGCAGGCCCGAGCTTGAGGGTATAAAAACCGCCTATCTGTTGAAAAACACAGTTAAAGGAAAAAAGATAAGGCTTGTGGTGGAGGATGTGGCAAGCAGGCCTGAGGGTGCGGCTTTGGCTGCTGAGAAGTTGGTTGAGAGCGGTGTTAGGTTTGTGGTTGGCCCTGTTGCGAGCTTTGCGGCCTTGGCTGCCGTTAATGTTTTCAAAAGGAACGGTGTGGTGGATGTTATACCAACGGCCAACGAGAAGGGTCTATCTGAGAACAATTCGCTTGTTTCAAGGGTCTGCTTCAACAACAAGGAGCAGGCGGAGGTAATGGCCAATTACATAATATCGTCAGGATATAAAAGCGGTGTGATAATAGAGGATATATCAATGGACTATTCGGTCGATCTGGCCAAGAACTTCCTGGTTGAGTTTAAAAAGAGGGGCGGCAAGATTAAGAGGATTTACCGCATTTCCAGCAGCGATACGGATTTTTCGGCAATTGCTGCACAGCTAAAAAGGGATAACCCCGAATTTATATACTTTACAACCTATTACAACTCCATTGCTTTGATGTTGAGGGATCTAAAGACATTGGGGTATAAGGGTGGTCTTTTTGCTGGCTCTGCAGCCTCATCCCATGCGTTAATAGAGATAGCCCAGGATGCGGCTGAGGGGTTGATTTTTACAGATGATTTCGATCCGCTTATACCTCAAGGAAGCCTGTCGGAGCGTTTTGTTAAGCTTTTCAAGGAAAGATACAATAGATTGCCGGATTCGCCTGAGGCCTTAGCAGCCGATGCCTATCTGTTGCTTGTCGATTCTATAGAGAAGTCCAAAAACATGGACCCTAAAGAGGTTGCAGATATAGCAAGAAACAGGACATTTCACGGCATAACAGGAAAAATCACAATCAAGAACGGCCTGGTTAGAAGGACTATTGTTTTAAGAGAGATAAGAAACTCGGCCTTTAGGCCGATAGCGGTTTTTGAACCATAA
- a CDS encoding biotin/lipoyl-containing protein, whose protein sequence is MYIATLDNVEYKISVKEIEPDKFEVVIDDKSYIVDAQLTESSVYSLIINGKSYEVNLDYKDGIYHVYNEGDLFKIEVMDELKKRMLEKRGGAGGLEGAYTIKSEMPGKIVDVKVKEGDEVKEGDVVIILEAMKMQNEIKSPKDGKITEVFVQKDDVIEADAKLVTVE, encoded by the coding sequence ATGTATATAGCTACACTTGACAATGTGGAATACAAAATAAGCGTAAAAGAGATAGAGCCCGATAAGTTTGAGGTCGTAATAGACGATAAATCCTACATAGTCGATGCGCAGCTAACGGAAAGCTCTGTCTATTCATTGATAATCAACGGTAAATCCTATGAGGTTAACTTAGATTACAAAGACGGCATCTACCATGTTTACAACGAGGGCGACCTGTTCAAGATAGAGGTAATGGATGAACTTAAGAAGAGGATGCTTGAAAAACGCGGCGGTGCAGGTGGCCTTGAGGGTGCATACACAATTAAATCCGAGATGCCGGGCAAGATCGTTGATGTGAAGGTAAAAGAGGGTGATGAGGTCAAGGAAGGCGATGTCGTTATCATACTTGAGGCCATGAAGATGCAAAACGAGATTAAATCACCCAAGGATGGTAAGATCACGGAAGTATTCGTCCAGAAGGACGATGTAATAGAGGCTGACGCAAAACTCGTAACGGTCGAATAA